In the genome of Drosophila pseudoobscura strain MV-25-SWS-2005 chromosome 3, UCI_Dpse_MV25, whole genome shotgun sequence, one region contains:
- the LOC4804218 gene encoding alkylated DNA repair protein alkB homolog 8 — protein sequence MHVEQQQQTVNNAKKADKKRRRCLAIIKSDCDVSPSDTPTVYLAILNVGLSNGLTEESLLEAAAQTGGSVSEVAMLTGKSYCFLVCCSLEDSQLVYTGMHNVSTIGQQGAVAYLSYVTALPTLAGKSEWNKPLPSGLIVLPDFVSDAEEATLLRSIAEDGRSYEGTLKHRHVKHFGYEFLYGSNNVDPTKPLEQSVPTACDFLWPRLESFSSSWDWSTPDQLTVNEYKPGHGIPPHVDTHSAFLDPILSLSLQSDVVMDFRRGEAQVQVKLPRRSLLIMSGEARYDWTHGIKPKHIDVVPTATGSLTTQARSKRTSLTFRRLRRGNCNCSYPTLCDSQQSTVPQELSTTLADQAVSLEQQNVHEVYDKIANHFSETRHSPWPQVAQFLDSFEPESVVLDVGCGNGKYLGCNAHILAIGCDRSQGLLAVGQQKGQNVFRCDCLNVPVRSSSIDGCISIAVIHHLASADRRLSALREMARVLRPGGRALVYVWAKEQRRNDRKSAYLRQNKAVNKERTTEQEQRQKQQHELEQRPQDHVSLPVHTNRTEFQQQDVLVPWKTKDEQRTTFLRYYHVFEEHELDKLVAQVPEVELTKSYYDQGNHCVIFKKIAICTARP from the coding sequence ATGCACGttgagcaacagcagcaaactgTAAACAATGCCAAAAAAGCGGATAAAAAACGGCGTAGATGCCTGGCAATTATCAAAAGCGACTGTGATGTGTCTCCTAGCGACACCCCCACCGTGTACTTGGCCATTCTGAACGTGGGACTAAGCAATGGACTCACAGAGGAAAGTCTGCTCGAAGCGGCCGCCCAGACAGGCGGCAGTGTCTCTGAGGTGGCAATGTTGACCGGAAAATCGTACTGTTTTCTCGTTTGCTGCTCTCTGGAGGACTCGCAGCTTGTGTACACGGGCATGCACAATGTGTCGACCATCGGACAGCAGGGAGCAGTGGCCTATCTAAGCTATGTCACGGCATTGCCTACGCTGGCCGGAAAAAGTGAATGGAACAAACCGCTGCCCAGTGGGCTCATCGTATTGCCAGACTTTGTCAGCGATGCGGAGGAGGCGACGCTGCTTAGATCCATTGCCGAAGATGGCAGATCGTATGAGGGCACCCTCAAACACCGTCATGTCAAGCATTTTGGCTACGAATTTCTATATGGCAGCAACAACGTCGACCCCACGAAGCCTCTGGAGCAATCTGTACCCACAGCCTGTGATTTTCTCTGGCCGCGGCTTGAGAGCTTTTCTTCTTCCTGGGACTGGAGCACGCCGGACCAACTGACGGTCAATGAGTACAAGCCAGGACATGGCATACCGCCTCATGTGGACACCCACAGTGCATTTTTGGATCCCATCCTCTCACTGTCTCTGCAGTCTGATGTGGTTATGGATTTTCGGCGTGGTGAGGCGCAGGTCCAGGTGAAGCTGCCCCGCCGCTCCCTATTGATCATGTCCGGAGAAGCTCGCTACGATTGGACGCATGGGATTAAGCCCAAGCACATCGATGTGGTGCCCACAGCCACTGGAAGTTTGACCACGCAAGCCCGCAGCAAGAGGACATCCCTCACGTTTAGGCGCTTGCGACgaggcaactgcaactgctcCTACCCCACGCTGTGTGATAGCCAGCAATCCACAGTGCCGCAAGAGTTGTCCACCACACTGGCCGACCAAGCCGTTAGTCTTGAGCAGCAGAATGTTCACGAGGTGTACGATAAAATTGCAAATCATTTCAGTGAGACGCGGCACTCGCCGTGGCCTCAGGTGGCCCAGTTCCTGGATAGCTTCGAGCCCGAGTCTGTGGTCCTGGACGTCGGCTGTGGCAATGGAAAGTACCTCGGCTGCAATGCCCACATCCTAGCCATTGGATGTGATCGGTCGCAAGGATTGCTCGCAGTCGGACAACAGAAGGGCCAGAACGTCTTTCGTTGCGACTGCCTAAATGTACCCGTGCGCTCGTCCAGCATCGATGGGTGCATCAGCATTGCCGTCATCCATCATCTGGCCAGTGCTGACCGTCGCCTGAGTGCTCTACGGGAGATGGCACGTGTCCTCCGGCCAGGTGGCCGGGCTCTGGTCTATGTCTGGGCCAAGGAACAGCGACGCAACGATAGGAAATCCGCCTACCTGAGGCAAAACAAGGCCGTGAACAAGGAACGCACCaccgagcaggagcagagacagaagcagcaacatGAACTTGAACAGCGGCCACAGGATCATGTTTCCCTTCCAGTGCACACCAACCGCACTGAGTTCCAGCAGCAGGACGTCCTAGTACCCTGGAAGACCAAGGATGAGCAACGCACCACGTTTCTACGTTACTATCACGTCTTTGAGGAGCACGAGCTGGATAAGTTAGTGGCCCAGGTGCCAGAGGTTGAGCTTACAAAGAGCTACTACGATCAGGGCAATCATTGTGTGATCTTCAAAAAAATCGCCATCTGCACAGCGAGGCCATGA
- the Cdk9 gene encoding cyclin-dependent kinase 9, with the protein MAHMSHMLQQPSTPSSVASTSSRTMSLMEKQKYIEDYDFPYCDESSKYEKVAKIGQGTFGEVFKAREKKSNKKFVAMKKVLMDNEKEGFPITALREIRILQLLKHENVVNLIEICRTKATATNGYRSTFYLVFDFCEHDLAGLLSNMNVKFSLGEIKKVMQQLLNGLYYIHSNKILHRDMKAANVLITKHGILKLADFGLARAFSIPKNDSKNRYTNRVVTLWYRPPELLLGDRNYGPPVDMWGAGCIMAEMWTRSPIMQGNTEQQQLTFISQLCGSFTPDVWPGVEELELYKSIELPKNQKRRVKERLRPYVKDPTGCDLLDKLLTLDPKKRIDADTALNHDFFWTDPMPSDLSKMLSQHLQSMFEYLAQPRRSNQMRNYHQQLTTMNQKPQDNSMIDRVW; encoded by the exons ATGGCGCACATGTCCCACATGTTGCAGCAACCGTCCACGCCCTCCAGCGTGGCCTCAACTTCGTCGCGGACCATGTCGCTGATGGAGAAGCAGAAGTACATTGAAGACTACGACTTTCCCTACTGCGATGAGAGCAGCAAATATGAAAAGGTGGCCAAAATTGGCCAGGGAACCTTTGG TGAGGTGTTCAAGGCCCGGGAAaagaagagcaacaaaaagttTGTGGCCATGAAAAAAGTGCTCATGGACAACGAAAAGGAAGGC TTTCCCATCACAGCCCTGCGTGAGATTCGAATCCTGCAACTGCTGAAACACGAAAATGTGGTCAACCTGATTGAGATCTGCCGAACGAAGGCCACAGCCACCAATGGTTACAGGTCCACTTTCTATTTGGTCTTCGATTTCTGCGAGCACGACTTGGCTGGGCTGCTGTCGAACATGAACGTGAAATTCAGCCTCGGAGAGATCAAAAAGGTtatgcagcagctgctgaacgGCCTCTACTACATACACAGTAACAAG ATTTTGCATAGAGATATGAAGGCTGCCAATGTTCTGATTACAAAACATGGAATCCTAAAGCTGGCCGACTTTGGCTTAGCACGCGCATTTAGTATCCCAAAGAATGATTCAAAGAATCGCTACACAAACAGAGTGGTCACGCTGTGGTATCGGCCGCCAGAGTTGCTGCTGGGAGATCGCAACTATGGTCCGCCCGTGGACATGTGGGGCGCTGGATGCATCATGGCCGAGATGTGGACACGATCTCCCATTATGCAGGGTAacacagagcagcagcagctgactTTCATCTCGCAGCTGTGTGGGTCGTTTACGCCAGACGTTTGGCCAGGAGTGGAGGAACTGGAACTTTACAAGTCCATTGAACTGCCAAAGAATCAGAAACGGCGCGTCAAGGAGCGCCTGCGTCCGTATGTTAAGGATCCCACTGGGTGTGACTTGCTCGACAAACTCCTGACTTTGGATCCCAAGAAGCGCATTGATGCGGATACAGCACTGAACCACGACTTCTTCTGGACCGATCCCATGCCCAGTGACTTGAGCAAGATGTTGTCGCAGCATCTGCAGAGCATGTTCGAGTATCTGGCACAGCCGCGGCGCAGCAATCAGATGCGCAACTACCATCAGCAGTTGACCACGATGAATCAGAAGCCGCAGGACAACAGCATGATTGACAGAGTCTGGTAG
- the bonsai gene encoding 28S ribosomal protein S15, mitochondrial yields MNKLLNVAQAVPRQFIREYAFKSDLKIKWVRPEKISCIKPEKSGDLSKLPPLNADEVILDYRDCKELENADDTVKSLFKLCNNANHLTTRYYRDQMVKEVQRHAQDYGSMESKLANMTAIIRRYQEHMDKHPRDKMIKVRLKELIDKRKKFLKYLRRWDYPRFEWILEKLDLVYKPPPAHFHWITRKESLQKLTDTYCENLKEERLEAYHKELQAQKIPFLEDAIRKMEFIRKEQISCDIPLTVTEEQIEKSRKELVLLIEQRDAAAAVTSKKQDEDSFN; encoded by the exons aTGAATAAACTATTAAATGTAGCGCAGGCGGTGCCGCGCCAATTTATTCGTGAATATGCCTTTAAGTCGGACCTAAAAATCAAATGGGTGCGCCCGGAGAAGATCTCCTGCATTAAGCCAGAAAAGAGCGGCGATCTTTCCAAGCTTCCACCACTGAATGCCGACGAAGTTATTCTGGACTACAGGGATTGCAAGGAGTTGGAAAA TGCCGACGATACGGTTAAATCCCTGTTTAAGCTGTGCAACAACGCCAACCATCTGACGACACGTTACTACCGCGATCAGATGGTGAAGGAAGTGCAGAGACATGCCCAGGACTACGGATCGATGGAGTCGAAGT TGGCCAACATGACCGCCATTATTCGTCGTTATCAAGAGCATATGGATAAGCACCCCCGCGACAAGATGATTAAGGTGCGGCTCAAGGAGCTGATTGATAAGCGCAAGAAGTTCCTTAAATATCTGAGACGCTGGGACTATCCCCGCTTCGAATGGATATTAGAGAAGCTTGATTTGGTATACAAGCCACCGCCAGCACATTTCCATTGGATCACCCGCAAGGAGTCGCTGCAGAAGTTAACCGACACCTACTGCGAAAACTTGAAGGAGGAACGACTCGAAGCCTATCACAAAGAACTGCAGGCCCAAAAAATACCCTTCTTAGAAGATGCCATCCGTAAAATGGAATTTATACGAAAAGAGCAAATCTCCTGCGATATTCCATTGACGGTGACCGAGGAGCAAATCGAGAAGTCGAGGAAAGAGTTGGTTCTGTTGATAGAGCAACGCGATGCGGCAGCGGCTGTTACCAGCAAAAAACAAGACGAGGATAGCTTCAATTAG
- the LOC4804221 gene encoding zinc finger Ran-binding domain-containing protein 2, with protein MSTNSNGSGGAAGGTSSSGGVVSPGDWICPDYDCRHLNFARRTQCNKCNHDRDSIDKPERDRDRGNGSSSSSSSSSKKKLGTEIGKAAADKSRGLFSAEDWQCAKCANVNWARRQTCNMCNSPKFTDSEERTGFGGGYNDRGVVEYKERQESDSEYDEFGRRKKRKSYEERDGSKRARRASDAGEDEEEDDDDDDGDLSKYDLWGDNEVTSSEVNNKEPTGNGRDIKEGKRTSRDSQSSVSSSSSSSSSSSSDSSSSSSSSSSSTSSGSTSRRGKKSTASPSRR; from the exons ATGTCCACCAATTCCAATGGGAGTGGCGGAGCAGCGggcggcaccagcagcagcggcggcgtcGTCTCGCCTGGTGATTGGATTTGCCCAGATTATGA CTGTCGGCATCTGAATTTCGCGCGCCGCACGCAATGCAATAAGTGCAATCACGACCGTGATAGCATTGATAAGCCAGAGCGCGACCGTGACCGGGGCAatggcagtagcagcagcagcagcagctccagcaagAAGAAGCTGGGCACCGAGATCGGCAAAGCGGCAGCGGACAAGTCGCGAGGGCTCTTCAGCGCCGAGGACTGGCAGTGCGCCAAGTGTGCAAACGTGAACTGGGCCAGGCGGCAGACCTGCAACATGTGTAATTCGCCCAAGTTTACGGACTCGGAGGAGCGAACTG GCTTTGGCGGTGGCTATAATGATCGCGGAGTTGTGGAGTACAAGGAACGCCAGGAGTCGGACAGCGAGTACGATGAGTTTGGGCGGCGTAAGAAGCGGAAGAGCTATGAAGAGCGCGATGGGTCTAAGCGAGCAAGAAGGGCCAGCGACGCTGGGGAGGATGAGGAAgaggacgacgatgatgatgatggggatcTGTCCAAGTACGATCTATGGGGTGACAATGAAGTCACCTCATCCGAAGTCAATAACAAGGAGCCGACGGGCAATGGTAGAGACATCAAGGAGGGCAAACGGACCTCACGCGACTCCCAATCGTCCGtatcatcctcgtcctcgtctagctcgtccagctccagcgactcgtcatcgtcgtcgtcatcctcgAGCAGCTCGACCAGCAGTGGGTCCACCAGTAGGCGTGGCAAGAAGAGCACAGCATCGCCCAGCAGACGTTAG
- the RpS24 gene encoding 40S ribosomal protein S24 → MSGTTATVRTRKFMTNRLLARKQMVCDVLHPGLSSVNKTEIREKLAAMYKVTPDVVFAFGFRTNFGGGRSTGFALIYDTLDFAKKFEPKYRLARHGLFEQKKQTRKQRKERRNRMKKVRGTAKAKIGAGKK, encoded by the coding sequence ATGTCCGGTACAACAGCCACAGTCCGCACCCGCAAGTTCATGACCAACCGCCTGCTTGCCAGGAAACAAATGGTCTGCGATGTTCTGCACCCGGGACTCTCGTCGGTCAACAAGACCGAGATCCGCGAGAAGCTCGCTGCCATGTACAAGGTGACTCCCGATGTCGTCTTTGCCTTCGGTTTCCGCACAAACTTCGGTGGCGGCCGCTCCACTGGCTTTGCCCTCATCTACGACACCCTGGACTTTGCCAAGAAGTTCGAGCCCAAGTACCGTCTGGCCCGTCACGGTCTCTTCGAGCAGAAGAAACAGACCCGCAAGCAGCGCAAGGAACGTCGCAACAGGATGAAGAAGGTCCGTGGTACCGCCAAGGCCAAGATTGGTGCTGGCAAGAAGTAA